The following coding sequences lie in one Arachis hypogaea cultivar Tifrunner chromosome 9, arahy.Tifrunner.gnm2.J5K5, whole genome shotgun sequence genomic window:
- the LOC112711357 gene encoding nuclear transport factor 2: MATAYPFAVSAAQVGTYFVGQYYHVLQHKPELVFQFYSDASTMVRIDGNARETATAMLQIHALVMSLSYTGIEIKTAQSLDSWSGGVLVMVSGSVQLKDYSLRRKFMQTFFLAPQEKGYFVLNDIFHFVEEEPIHHHQAVFLAQNNLDSKLNAPTTNNPVSSYLLGGDLQAREFVTTNEVKENGVVDNYGFAEQQIQRVHDSEHIQEQVVAEESHGSLQSTVNVVQDQVPAAEESSEEPLKQTYASILRVAKGQSAPVVASQPLQTNVSSLEWDNTPLSSNQQTTASTNALDRFGTDAAEEVPATEDKGYYEIKSVYVRNLSPAVSAADIEQEFKNFGRIRPDGVVIRSRKDVGVCYAFVEFEDMSGVHNAVKAGSVEVGGRQVYIEERRPNSNIPSRGGRRGRGRGSYQSDTQRGRYGSRNLGRESGQDGGEREYNRPKGNGFYRPSPRHERGYSVHQAPRNGHNHAEST; the protein is encoded by the exons ATGGCCACTGCCTACCCCTTTGCCGTCAGTGCCGCCCAG GTTGGGACATACTTTGTGGGGCAGTATTACCATGTTCTTCAGCACAAGCCAGAGTTGGTGTTCCAGTTCTACTCTGATGCTAGCACCATGGTTCGAATCGATGGCAATGCTAGGGAGACTGCGACCGCCATGCTA CAAATCCATGCACTTGTTATGTCACTCAGTTATACCGGAATCGAAATCAAAACTGCACAATCTTTGGATTCTTGGAGTGGTGGTGTTCTTGTGATGGTTTCTGGATCTGTGCAACTTAAGGACTACAGTTTGAGGAGAAAATTTATGCAAACGTTCTTCCTTGCACCACAAGAAAAAGgatattttgttttaaatgacATTTTTCACTTTGTTGAAGAGGAACCAATTCATCATCACCAAGCAGTCTTTCTAGCTCAGAACAATCTTGATTCAAAATTGAATGCTCCTACCACAAATAATCCAG TCTCCAGCTACCTGTTGGGTGGAGATTTACAGGCAAGGGAGTTTGTCACTACAAATGAGGTTAAAGAAAATGGCGTAGTTGATAATTATGGATTTGCAGAGCAACAAATCCAGCGCGTCCATGATTCTGAACATATTCAGGAGCAGGTTGTTGCTGAAGAGTCACATGGTTCACTTCAATCAACTGTCAATGTTGTGCAAGACCAGGTACCTGCTGCGGAAGAGTCTTCTGAGGAGCCTCTAAAACAAACTTATGCTTCCATA TTACGGGTGGCCAAAGGACAATCTGCACCAGTTGTAGCTTCTCAGCCATTGCAAACGAACGTGTCCTCCTTGGAATGGGATAATACCCCACTGAGTAGCAATCAACAAACAACTGCTTCAACTAATGCACTTGATAGGTTTGGAACTGATGCAGCTGAAGAGGTCCCTGCAACAGAAGACAAAGGTTATT ATGAAATCAAATCTGTTTATGTGAGAAACTTGTCACCTGCTGTGTCTGCTGCTGATATTGAACAGGAATTCAAGAATTTTGGTAGGATCAGGCCTGATGGTGTTGTCATAAGAAGCCGGAAG GATGTCGGAGTTTGCTATGCATTTGTTGAATTTGAAGATATGAGCGGCGTTCATAATGCAGTCAAG GCAGGATCTGTAGAGGTAGGAGGAAGACAAGTATACATCGAAGAGCGGAGACCAAACAGTAACATCCCTTCCCGTGGAGGAA GAAGAGGTAGAGGGAGGGGTAGCTATCAGTCAGATACCCAAAGAGGGCGTTACGGCTCGAGGAACCTCGGCAGGGAAAGTGGCCAAGATGGAGGTGAAAGAGAGTATAACAGACCGAAAGGAAATGGTTTCTATAGACCAAGTCCCCGCCACGAGAGAGGATATTCAGTGCACCAAGCACCAAGAAATGGTCACAATCATGCTGAGTCAACATAA